CCACATAGTTCGGCAGTTTCTCTGGCACCACGACGTACCCACCTGCATTAATTGCCCAGTTAAATCAACGAGTGCAAAACTACAAATGTTGTGAgcatgtaaaattataaattttgatgaaacagtTGAATTATcaggaaataagaaaaaaaaaaacaattttttctattcaTAACTTTTCAGTACGTTTCACTGAACTCAAACAAGTATCATTACTCTTCTAAAGCCCAGGATTATCAAAACTAAACATTTCAGCAGAAATGGGAAATTGCAAATGGGAATAAAACAATCGAACCTTTGCGAGTATGGAAACCAGTTGGCTTGCAATTCTTTCCCTTGTAATAATCTCGCGGGGCGCGTTTCGACGAGAGAATGTCAAGTGATGATGTACGTTTCCTTCGCATCGCTCTTCCTATCCCTATTATAAGCCCCAAAGCCATTTTCTTCCCTATTGACTTCGATCAACGCTTGAATTAGCTTATATCAAATCGAAACCAATTTTGTATCAATCTTTTAACAGCTAAAATGAAATTTCCAAGGTTTGGCACAACGGCGAATACAAACTATAGCGCTCTGAGGCAAGAGGGTTTAAGGGTTTTTTGCGGTTTCTGTTCTTTGAATTGGAAACCCAGAAGACAATAATAATTCATGACCCAAGAAAGCCCAACAACAGTGGGCCTCTAATTCTACTTCCTGGGTGCAAAGCCTCTATAAAGCCCAGTAGTAGTGTTTTGCGGGGCCAGTTTggttgtataaataaatatatttattgtataattgattagtttaaaattaaaataaaataatatttaattatataaaaatatataattatttatatatttaattatatatattattttattattaattttaatgagaCACCAATGTTGATTAGTGacatttcaaaagaaataaatgttgCTCTGGTTGGTCCAGAACAGCTTCTTGTTAATCTTCcgtagttttttaaaaatatttaattattaatcaatttaaatctCCCTTGGTGATAAGTAAAATCCCGAGTAAGCAAAAACAAGCCAACTTGATGGTGGCATATAGATGAGCCTGAAACCAAAAGGGGGTCACTGTTCCCTCATTTCAGAAAGGTCAGAGTATAAAGATTTTCAGGgttaaatttatacaaaagtTCGTATGAAGACTGTAAATCCACGAGTGATTTGTTGATGATTGTGAAGGCAAAGAAACGTCATTGTAACGGGGCTGCACCTAGATTCCCATATGAGCGATAAGAGTCAAAGATGGATGACAAGTGGGTGCCACAACTCTGACACTAGCGAGACTTTGGAAAAGGAGCTAGCTAGGTATGCTGTGACTGTCAGCAGCTTTTTTGAGGTGTCTCTTTCTCTCACTTGCTGTCACTTTTCCACCACCGCTCCGTAACCCATAAAGAAGAGAGCGACTCGTGCCCATCTCACCTCCACTTGTTCAAGAACCCTCACTAACCACGCCAACCATGGCCAAAAATTTTTCCCCCCAAGTTTAGGTGAATTTCCAAGTCACATCCTatagtttgaaaagttaaaactTTCATCCatctatttaaaatcttaattaaaattaaagataaattaatcatttaacaaaaaaattaaaattaaagttttatcatttttaccaatctcagcttgaaaatctcataattctttccaaccaaagtttgaaaaattaatattttcctcctaaaatttacaaattttcatCAGAAAAGACAGACTTTACCATCTCTGACCATATTGGCTCTTCCTCTGAGCTTAACTCTACCTGTAGATCACATCTCAACCACTGACGAAACTTATTTTTtcagacgaagatgaaatcatcttcattAGATTGTCTTCATCTCTAATGAATACGATCGTCAAAGGTCTCAGACGACCACGTCGTCTTTGTCTAAGACCTTTTTTTTGTATGAGACGAAGACATTCCGACAAAGATGATTTCGTCTTTGTCGGAGGAAATAAGTTTCGTTAGTGGTTAGGATGTGGTCGACAAAGAAATTTAAGCAAAGAGGGAGGGCTAATGTGGCCGAAGACGACCGTCTCCAATGATGGTTTGTAAACTCtaaggagaaaatattaatttttcaaactttaagtgaaGGGagattgtaaaatttttaaattgaataacaattttactcttaactttaattgaaattttaaatatatgtgtgagatttttggtttttcaaaccCTATAGATATGTGTTTGAGAATatacctaaacttgggtggaaaatgggGACTATAGCTTAGCTTCCATTCTACTATGTGGAAAAATCACACCCACTACTCTCTGATCAATGCTTTCATATTCTGCGACTCTTCAACAACATGCTCGATCGTAGTTGAATAACAAAAGATGTGGAGGAAGGGATTAAGATCTAGACTCATTGGTGCtgtactaaaattaaaattttaatttattttgtatagatGTGAGtcattattaaatcaaaatttcctttAATATGATTGATTAGACTTAGAAAAATCAGTTTGATTCAGGGGAATTACCAAAATTGTTAGTAAGTCATTATTTGAGACAATAACAGTATAAAGTATCGTATTTCTGATCTGCCCATTGCCAATATCTTCTCTTACTGACAGTTTCCACGATTCTTTTGGCCAACTATGGCCTTCCATTCAATTTGGCTTGGACTCAGGATTTGCTTTCTACCAACCACATGGGTTGATTCTTGATAGGTGTCCATGAAGAACAGAAAAGAAAGATGGTAAATTCCATGGAGAACAGCTTTCGCCAATCTcagttttttcaaaccaaatttgaactgTCTTAATTCACGTATCTTGATTAAGATAGGAACCTTTATAGTTTATTAAGTCAATACAGTTGTTGCATTGCCAgctctaattttgattttaaaaaagaaacgCATATTCGATTCCCAGaatcaaataattcaatcaaagaGTGTATGTCTGCTTAATGAATAAGCCTGGGGTAGCACACTCTGTATTTTAGTATTTACACATGGAAAGGAAAGGAGTTAGAATAGATGAGATCATTTCTTCATCATACTtgcatgataatataaaatatgagcTTTAACGGAATTAATGgcaattttcaaatgatttatgAAAGTTAACTGACTTATTACTGTTCCCGCCATTGCCGAGAATAAACTTGAAAACCCTTCTCCAAAGATGTAAAATTTTGCATCTTCACTGGTTTTACTGCCCAGCGAAGTACCACTGCAGAGTAGGAGCTTGATCAACTGAGAAGATATTGCAGGAATCCTCTGAATTAAACAAGCTTTGCTCTTCTACTTTCACAAAATAAGGCTGTTGAAAGACATTGTCCAGCATTTTTCTGGGGTCTGATAACTGAACCCAGTTCATTGATGAatgtgaagatgaagaagagccAGTGATttgtagagaggaagaagaagctgGAGATATTAGAGGCTGAGCGTTATCATTATCACATAATCCATGGTTTTTACTCAGTTGTGAAATGGGGGCATCTTCTTTAACGGCATCACCGCTCTCAACATTTTCTTGGCAAAGTTTAGCTTTTAACTCTCTTATCTGCAAATCAAACACCAACGTGCTataatatttcaacaaaaagaaactCAATTTATTCGACAGGAGTGATTAGTGATATACCTTAGTTGCCAATGATTCGTTTTCTTGTTCAAGATTATTATAATCGATCTTCAGGGAATCATAATTGGCTTTCAGAAGACAATATTCTCTCTCCAATTCCTTGGTTTTCAAACGGGCACGGCGGTTTTGAAACCAGACAGCAATCTGTCGCGGTTGCAGGCCTAATTCGTCGGCCAATTTGGCTTTTTTGTCTGGCTCTAGCTTGTTTTCAACCTTAAAATTCTTCTCCAAGGCCTTAACTTGATCCGAAGttaatcttcttttcttttctatagaCTGGCTGGCTTCCTCTCTGTAGTCTTCTTCTTCTAAGCTGTCTATCATTTTCTGAAACTCCCTACTGTAAAGTTGCTTGCTCTTGGGACTACTTTTCTCTGCAACTAATTTATGTTAAGTGAATACACACCGtgagaatttcattaagttTTCTTGAAATTAAGAGTAGACCCAGCAACCAAATGGAGAGTCTACTTACAGGGTCTTATGGTGAATTACTGCAGATTTATGATATCAAGGTTGGATTGGATACGTTTACCTCTAGAACGACAGACGGAGATCAAATCATCCAAAGAATCCGTGTAGCTGGAACGCTTCATAATTCAAAGCAAGACCCTGAGAGACCCTTTTGTGGCTGAAGCAAGGTGTTCAAGCTCCTCAGCCTTTCAAAGACTTAGCTGATCAGTTTGGGCTTCGCCAAAGCCTCACCAAATGCTTCTTATCTTTATAGAGctgtgaataataataataataataataataataataatctagtACGGTTGCTTCATGGTGAGCTTCTGAGCAGTCGTATACACGCTGGGCTGAGGCGATGTCAGTGTTAAAAAggtgatttcatttttatttataataggcaATGCCAACATTGTTTATAATTGGTTAATCTGCCATGTCCGTACAGTTCAATGAAAGCTCGGCAACACTTAACAGCTTGTTTATTTTGTGAAAATGTCATACTAAAAGCcgcataattaaataaaagtattcTCCAGTCATCAATCATCACATAATAGTTGAAGTAAAACTtgggaaaaaaaagagaaaaaaacccttTAAAAGAGACCTTctgttattaatttattgatgtCCTTGATACCAAAGAGACTTTCAAAACCTCCTGGTTGGTAAATTTCTTGAATTTTCTTCTCATGTGAACTATATATTAATTCAGacatgtttttcttcttcctccttttttttttggatagtCAAGGACAGGAGGACTCATCACGTCTGAAACTCAATTGTGGCATGTCATTTTTTGCTTAGtcataagaagaagaaagctgAAAAGAAAACCACCCACTCACTTAAAAAGATCTTACCAATCATGAAAGAACTATAACCAGGAAAAACAGAAGTGAAATAAAATCTACCCAATCTTGAAATTTAGCTTTGTTACAGAAAGtgtttaattagtttaaaaagatgaaaatggcGACGGCCTTTCAACACCCACCGACCTTTGGTTTGATGGTAAATAAAGGCCAAGCGTGTATATGAGACTTACAAACATGTCGGCAGTCAAGCCAACCAAACTGTGACGCACAGAATGGCCAGAcagccagccagccagccagccagccagccCTCCAAAGCAACCCACATTTCTCACAGCCCATAAAGCTGCTCAATTCATTCAATACACGACGTTGACAGAGATCTGTGAGATGGGTTCTCGTAAATTCGCAATCTCAGTGATATGAGAATTGGAGTCTTGttcaaagtgaagaaaaaacCAAGATGGGGAGCTTTAGTTAGGTATGCGTCCATTTCTTTTAACTAAAAAGGAAAGGCAAAGTCCACGGCATTGAACCTCCGAATCTCATAAGAAGATCATGGTAGTTAATTTGAGTAGCTTCACATGGGTTTAGCCAAGAGTTTGTTGTCCAATTCTTGGAGAAGGGTATTGCCAAGTTACCTTTTTTCCGGAATTGATTGATAACAAACATGCTATCTGGTAACATCAAGGAGCTGCTTTCATAATTGAAGTAGGAAAGTGATGcataatttgttttcttttgttgctCACAGGCATTGTAGAAAATGCACCAAAGTCCCATAGAGATCAAACTGTAGGAAAGTGCAATAGTGTTTTGGGTAGGTGGGGAACTACGCTTGTGCGTGTTGTAGACGGGAGAAAATTGGGACGGTGGCAATGGTGCCGATAGGCTacctattttttttatatataatttaaatatataaataatatattattatataattaaataattttaaattaaaaataaaataatatacaattatataataatatatttgtatactcaaattatgtactaaaaaaaatatatatataaaatatttatgttttatatatttattttttgagctatttacattttttaaatatttttttaccatatttttcattcccaacttaattttattaatgaaaaagaattatgaatacaattaaattatcataatatcttaactatttattttttaaatttatcttataacttcaaattaacaaaattttaacatagcTATTTGCATATTAAATTTGTCCTCAACacctttgtctttttttttttttttaactttcaccatttttttctttttgatgggTTTGAGGTTCTGTGGGTGatgattttaatagattttaagtTTAGATATATGGTGATTGTAATAATTAAGGTTTCTAAActtgaattat
The sequence above is a segment of the Mangifera indica cultivar Alphonso unplaced genomic scaffold, CATAS_Mindica_2.1 Un_0008, whole genome shotgun sequence genome. Coding sequences within it:
- the LOC123205493 gene encoding homeobox-leucine zipper protein ATHB-6-like isoform X2, which codes for MKRSSYTDSLDDLISVCRSREKSSPKSKQLYSREFQKMIDSLEEEDYREEASQSIEKKRRLTSDQVKALEKNFKVENKLEPDKKAKLADELGLQPRQIAVWFQNRRARLKTKELEREYCLLKANYDSLKIDYNNLEQENESLATKIRELKAKLCQENVESGDAVKEDAPISQLSKNHGLCDNDNAQPLISPASSSSLQITGSSSSSHSSMNWVQLSDPRKMLDNVFQQPYFVKVEEQSLFNSEDSCNIFSVDQAPTLQWYFAGQ
- the LOC123205524 gene encoding 39S ribosomal protein L41-A, mitochondrial-like, encoding MALGLIIGIGRAMRRKRTSSLDILSSKRAPRDYYKGKNCKPTGFHTRKGGYVVVPEKLPNYVVPDLTDFKLKPYVSQCPTEVKTAEAAESAK
- the LOC123205493 gene encoding homeobox-leucine zipper protein ATHB-6-like isoform X1, yielding MKRSSYTDSLDDLISVCRSRVAEKSSPKSKQLYSREFQKMIDSLEEEDYREEASQSIEKKRRLTSDQVKALEKNFKVENKLEPDKKAKLADELGLQPRQIAVWFQNRRARLKTKELEREYCLLKANYDSLKIDYNNLEQENESLATKIRELKAKLCQENVESGDAVKEDAPISQLSKNHGLCDNDNAQPLISPASSSSLQITGSSSSSHSSMNWVQLSDPRKMLDNVFQQPYFVKVEEQSLFNSEDSCNIFSVDQAPTLQWYFAGQ
- the LOC123205493 gene encoding homeobox-leucine zipper protein ATHB-5-like isoform X3, yielding MIDSLEEEDYREEASQSIEKKRRLTSDQVKALEKNFKVENKLEPDKKAKLADELGLQPRQIAVWFQNRRARLKTKELEREYCLLKANYDSLKIDYNNLEQENESLATKIRELKAKLCQENVESGDAVKEDAPISQLSKNHGLCDNDNAQPLISPASSSSLQITGSSSSSHSSMNWVQLSDPRKMLDNVFQQPYFVKVEEQSLFNSEDSCNIFSVDQAPTLQWYFAGQ